Proteins encoded within one genomic window of Ottowia sp. SB7-C50:
- the murD gene encoding UDP-N-acetylmuramoyl-L-alanine--D-glutamate ligase — protein MTTPQNRHVLVLGLGLSGLAMARWCAGQGARVTVADTREAPPQLAALREQVPQAQFVHGPMGAAMVDDASLCAVYRSPGLAPVVIAGVVDAARARGLPVRGELDLFTQALLNLQQHDGYQPAVLAITGTNGKTTVTALTGQLVQRAGRSVVVAGNIGPSLLDTLQVRLHYQDLPDVWVLELSSFQLEASEGFEPDAATVLNLTQDHLDWHGDMQAYAAAKARVFGRHGAMVLNRNDAHVMAMRPGEPAKGAKGPKPAPRAVVTFGTDMPSAPGDFGLETVGGMAWLVRAQEADETQRRRKDAEEELHIQRLMPADALRIRGRHNAANALAALALATRIGCALGPMLYGLREYRGEPHRVESIGLLDGVEYFDDSKGTNVGATVAALEGLGADRKLVVILGGDGKGQDFSPLAAPVSRFVRAAVLIGRDAPQVRVALEGTGVPLLDATDMPDAVAQARGRAHAGDAVLLSPACASLDMYKNYSERAAAFHAAVRELALAAGTDLEVLA, from the coding sequence ATGACGACGCCGCAGAACCGTCACGTGCTGGTGCTGGGCCTGGGCCTGTCGGGCCTGGCCATGGCGCGCTGGTGCGCGGGGCAGGGTGCGCGCGTCACCGTGGCCGACACGCGCGAGGCGCCGCCGCAACTGGCCGCGCTGCGCGAGCAGGTGCCGCAGGCCCAGTTCGTGCACGGCCCGATGGGCGCCGCGATGGTCGACGACGCCAGCCTGTGCGCCGTGTACCGCAGCCCGGGTCTCGCGCCCGTCGTCATTGCCGGTGTGGTGGACGCGGCGCGCGCGCGCGGCCTGCCGGTGCGCGGCGAACTCGACCTGTTCACCCAGGCGCTATTGAATTTGCAGCAACATGACGGCTATCAGCCTGCGGTGCTGGCCATTACGGGCACCAACGGCAAGACCACGGTGACCGCGCTCACCGGCCAACTGGTGCAGCGCGCCGGTCGGTCGGTGGTGGTGGCCGGCAACATCGGCCCGTCGCTGCTCGACACGCTGCAGGTGCGCCTGCACTACCAGGACCTGCCCGACGTGTGGGTGCTGGAGCTGTCCAGCTTCCAGCTCGAGGCGTCCGAGGGCTTCGAGCCCGACGCCGCCACCGTGCTCAACCTGACGCAGGATCACCTGGACTGGCATGGCGACATGCAGGCCTACGCAGCGGCCAAGGCGCGCGTGTTCGGGCGCCACGGCGCGATGGTGCTGAACCGCAACGACGCCCACGTGATGGCGATGCGGCCGGGCGAGCCGGCCAAGGGCGCGAAAGGCCCCAAACCTGCGCCGCGCGCGGTCGTGACCTTCGGCACCGACATGCCGTCCGCGCCCGGCGACTTCGGGCTCGAAACCGTCGGCGGCATGGCCTGGCTGGTGCGCGCGCAGGAGGCCGATGAAACCCAGCGCCGCCGCAAGGACGCCGAGGAAGAGCTGCACATCCAGCGCCTGATGCCGGCCGACGCGCTGCGCATCCGTGGCCGCCACAACGCCGCCAACGCGCTGGCCGCGCTGGCGCTGGCCACGCGCATCGGCTGCGCGCTGGGCCCGATGCTGTACGGCCTGCGCGAATACCGCGGCGAGCCGCACCGCGTCGAATCGATCGGCCTGCTGGACGGCGTCGAGTACTTCGACGACAGCAAGGGCACCAACGTGGGCGCCACCGTGGCCGCGCTGGAAGGCCTGGGCGCGGACCGCAAACTGGTCGTCATTCTGGGCGGCGACGGCAAGGGTCAGGACTTTTCGCCGCTGGCGGCGCCGGTGTCGCGCTTTGTGCGCGCGGCGGTGCTGATTGGCCGCGACGCGCCGCAGGTGCGCGTCGCGCTTGAAGGCACGGGCGTGCCGCTGCTCGACGCCACCGACATGCCCGACGCCGTGGCGCAGGCGCGCGGCCGCGCCCACGCGGGCGATGCCGTGCTGTTGTCGCCCGCCTGCGCCAGCCTGGACATGTACAAGAACTACAGCGAACGCGCCGCGGCCTTCCACGCGGCCGTGCGCGAGCTGGCCCTGGCGGCCGGCACCGACCTGGAGGTGCTGGCATGA
- the mraY gene encoding phospho-N-acetylmuramoyl-pentapeptide-transferase, with product MLLSLATWLQTLSPEFGFFRVFQYITFRAVMAAMTALVIGIAFGPWVIRKLTELKIGQPVRGYAMETHLSKSGTPTMGGVLILLSIAISTLLWFDWSNRFVWIVMIVTFGFGAIGWADDWRKVVNKDPEGMRSREKYFWQSVIGLVAALYLVFSISESSNAKVWELFVNWVSSGFTIDLPPAAGLLVPFFKEISYPLGVIGFVILSYLVIVGASNAVNLTDGLDGLAIMPVIMVGSALGIFAYVTGSSVYSKYLLFPHIPGTGELLIFCAAMAGAGLAFLWFNAHPAQVFMGDVGALALGGALGTIAVIVRQEIVLAIMGGIFVVEALSVMLQVTWFKYTKRRYGQGRRLLKMAPLHHHFEKNGWAETQVVVRFWIITMLLCLVGLSSLKLR from the coding sequence ATGCTCCTTAGCCTGGCCACGTGGCTGCAGACGCTGTCGCCGGAATTCGGCTTCTTCCGCGTCTTCCAGTACATCACCTTCCGCGCCGTGATGGCGGCCATGACGGCGCTGGTCATCGGCATTGCCTTCGGGCCGTGGGTGATCCGCAAGCTGACCGAGCTGAAGATCGGCCAGCCGGTGCGCGGCTATGCGATGGAAACGCACCTCAGCAAAAGCGGCACGCCCACCATGGGCGGCGTGCTGATCCTGCTGTCGATCGCCATCTCGACGCTGCTGTGGTTCGACTGGTCCAACCGCTTCGTCTGGATCGTGATGATCGTCACCTTTGGCTTCGGTGCCATCGGCTGGGCGGACGACTGGCGCAAGGTGGTCAACAAGGACCCGGAAGGCATGCGCTCGCGCGAGAAGTACTTCTGGCAATCGGTCATCGGCCTGGTCGCCGCGCTCTACCTGGTGTTCAGCATCTCCGAAAGCTCCAACGCCAAGGTGTGGGAACTGTTCGTCAACTGGGTGTCCTCGGGCTTCACCATCGACCTGCCGCCCGCCGCGGGCCTGCTGGTGCCGTTCTTCAAGGAAATCTCGTACCCGCTGGGCGTGATCGGCTTCGTGATCCTCAGCTACCTGGTCATCGTGGGCGCCAGCAACGCCGTCAACCTGACCGACGGGCTGGACGGCCTGGCCATCATGCCGGTCATCATGGTCGGTTCGGCGCTGGGCATCTTTGCCTATGTCACGGGCAGCTCGGTGTATTCGAAGTACCTGCTGTTCCCGCACATCCCGGGCACGGGCGAACTGTTGATCTTCTGCGCCGCCATGGCGGGCGCGGGGCTGGCGTTCTTGTGGTTCAACGCCCATCCGGCGCAGGTGTTCATGGGCGACGTGGGCGCGCTGGCGCTGGGCGGCGCTCTCGGAACCATAGCGGTCATCGTGCGCCAGGAAATCGTGCTGGCCATCATGGGCGGCATCTTCGTGGTCGAGGCGCTGTCGGTCATGCTGCAGGTGACGTGGTTCAAGTACACCAAGCGCCGCTACGGCCAAGGCCGCCGCCTGCTCAAGATGGCGCCGCTGCACCACCATTTCGAAAAGAACGGCTGGGCGGAGACCCAAGTCGTGGTGCGTTTCTGGATCATCACCATGCTGCTGTGCCTGGTGGGTCTGTCTTCACTCAAGCTGAGGTGA